aattaatccTGCCTTGTAGTGCCTATTGTAGGGCATCCACCTGGTGAAGAGAGTTTATTTTCATATCTGGAAGATTTATCTTTGGCTTGTTGAATCATGGCTTGTACACATGAAGTAAGCAGGCTCTAATGCAGTAGTTTCAGTAGGATTATCTTGCCATCTGTTGTGTTACCAGTTATGTCTCTTATCACACTCTGTGAATAGACCCGGTTTCATTCCAGCATCATCCCTAGATATAGATATTTATCCTCTTTATGTAACCATCTTGCCCAACATTTGTGTTGGATGGTGACAAGATAATGAGAGCATGTTTAGTAATAACTCATACTTAAACAGGTTAGGAAAGAGTCTAGAATGCATTGTATATATACTTCtctgaaaattatttgattttctaAGAACAGAAAACATGTAATTCATTGTTTCAGTCTAATGCTAgtgcttaaaaaataattgatttaacttttttaaaagtaagtaGAGTTAGAAGGCATAAATAAGGTCTTCAAGCAGAGAtaaagttacatttttaaataagttgccattttgcagattttatgcatccatttattaaaacaagtgtctggagaaaagaaaattgaaaattgtATTTGTAGCTTAAGGGGTAGATTGTCAGGTAGGCAGGTGTACAAACTGGGATATATTTGTGATTTAGATGCACCAGTAAGAGGCTAAATAATACTTGCTGCAGATGTTGCCACCTCTTTCTTTGTGGCTGGCTAGAAGGCAATGAATAGAGGTATTCTTATCAATGGAGTGTCAGATAGCTTTCAGATGGGTTTCAGTTGAACTACTGCAACAGGTACAAGAACGATAAAATCATGACCACTGTTCGAAGAAGGCATGTGCAATGTGAACAGTGTTGGGGTGAGATACCtgaaatctttgtttttcaagttTGGATGGTTGGATCtcttttgtttgccttttataGCTTTATAAACTTTAGCAAGAAATGAATAGATTCATCTCTGTTTTGATCATGAAATTCTGAGACATGCACAGTTGCACACTTGCCTAACCAATAGTTTTCTTTGCTGTGTAGATGGCACCAAATTACTCTTGTCCACGGGCAGCGGGTTTGGGAAGTCAGCAAGTACTGTGGAGCTTAGTCCAGCAGCTGTGCGATTCAACAGTGAGGTGGAGCAGGAATATGAAAAATGCTTCTTTACTGTCAAGGGCATGACCTGTGCTTCATGTGTGGCTACTATTGAGAAGAACATCGGCAAAATGGAAGGTGAACAAATGTCTTAAcatgcattttaaagaaatctgcTTGCATATCtctgtgtagtgtgtgtgtgttcagccTTGTGAATATCTGTgtataaaattgtgtttgcatACATTATGATTTATAAGTTGCATTTGTGCATATGCTGTTCATTGTCATAGTGCATTCGATACTAGTATAGCGGCATCTATCTGGTTGTGGAAGTACAAGGATAGATGGTGCATTTACAGCACATATGGTATATATGCTGGCTAACATGCAGAGATAATGTAACTGTAAGTTGTTTCCATACACAGGTGTCCATGGAGTCCTTGTATCTTTAATGGCCCAAAGAGCTGAGGTAAAATACGATCCAGAATATATACTTCCATCACAGATTGCCAATGCCTTCAAAGGTTTAGGTTTTTATGCAACAGTGGATGAAGGGGAAGGTCTTGGACAGGGCTGCATAGAGCTAACAGTAAGTAATAAAAAACTGCTTTGTTGGTCCACTGGTTTGAAGTTTGCTTTTAGCTTCAGGTCTTTGCCTTCTTGATTAGGGCCTCATGGCACTGTTTGGTAAAGTCCATGATtgcaagggtttttttttaatacttgctgatttttctttaagcttttttttttttaagaaattaattttattgttataaacTTAATAactaaaaaagcaaacaacaaaacaagaatgtaAAGTCAgatgaattttattgttaccaaataaccaaacaagaaagcaaggtaaaataagaaaggaagaCATGAATGTATCAATGAAGGGATACAGCTTCAGAGCACTTGCAGAACTTGAGTATAAATAATTCTTGCGTGTCATCCTGTTCATATCTGTTTATACCTCTTTTTGGTATTTCTCATGCCATATTTTATGGGTAGTAGAACTTATAAAGAGGGGAAAATGTAATATGTAATACACTTCATTTTGTTATAATGTTGATGAGAAAAAGATTGATTTCCAGTCATGTAGATTGTGTGGAGTTTGTTGATTATTTCCCCATGTCTATGAATTTCCTTAggatagataaaaaaaaaaaaattgggagtttttctttttttggtctttATTTAGATGTTTGGAGATGTTTTTGTGACCAGAAGTATAGTAGGACCTTAACTCTTGTTTATAGCAATtagctttcattttattttattcatttcaagtcacatttttaaaaaaactcacaacATCAGGTGAGGACTGAATGTACTTTTGTGGCTGGCTCTTGCTTCTTGGTCTAGCAAACTGTTTATATGGTAGGTACTGACCACATGTCTCTACATATGTGCTACACCATACTGTAAATTAGTTGGTATCATGGTAAATAatatataactttatttttcccaGAGGGAAATTAGTGGCAGCCCTGTTAGGAAACAAGGGTTAGAACCACACACCACAGTACCAACAATCAGCAATACCATCACATTCATACCTGCCACACTAGGCAGATGCCCATACAATCACAGCTCAACTCGCATATGATCGCAGTAGTGCTCACAAGTTGCACGGCATCTTGAGGTCAGTCTGGACCATCCTGGTAATCAGCAATAACAATGAGCAGCTGTATATAACAAAAGGCACATTGTACCTTGAAATGGGGTAAAGTAAATTTCTGGTATACTCATGTTTTTGTCATCTGATAAACTATGATAATATAATGTTCTCTCTTCTGCCTGTAAAGTGGATAGCCAAGAAACCTTGTTTCTGCAAATTACAAGGATGATATTGCCATCCTTTTTGCCTCTCATCTAAACACTGCTTGTTGACTGTCCACAGATTACAGGGATGACCTGCTCATCCTGTGTGCATCTCATCCAGAGCACCCTCTTGAAACACCCAGGTATTCTGACAGCGTCTGTTGCTTTGGCAACAAGTTCTGGGAAATTTACCTTTGACCCAGAATTATCGGGaccaagagatatcattaacatcattaaaGTGAGTGAATCTTAGTGTATGCCATTGAATTAAAATATCTCAGTCACAAGGATGAGGAGTTAGTTCTGTGGAGTAAAGAAGAAATAGTATGAAACTTTGAAATGAAAGTGTCATATAACAAaagctttgtttctgtttattacttatttttaattttgtcttatGATCAGgtatatttaaaagtttaaaattcttGAGTATTTCCTGACATGGGTCTTCTTTGCTTGATGTTAGGGTCTTTAGTTTTTGTCTTTCCTATTGAGTATGGgagtttgtgttttgttagtATTTGAATCAGGATCTAGTTTGTGTCTTTGTAGGATCTGGGTTTTGATGCATATATCTTGCTGGACAGCGACAAGAGAGCTGCTCGCTATGATCACCGTGAAGACATCAAGAGGTactgtagtttttctttttccaagaTATTTTGTCTGAAGGTAGCTACTGTAACTATTCTAACAATAGGCTTTATCATGGCTACACACACTTAGCACTTTACatgcacattttctttcattcagtaGTAGATTTTTACAGTGATTTATTCTTAGCCCATAAAAGATCAGCATTGTTGCTCTTTTATCTCTTAACGCaacttgaggaaaaaaaaaaaacagcagtcCAATAAGTGTATTTCATTCTTAGCCAGAAGACTATGTGATGCAACCACTTTGAGTTTTGTTGGAAATAAAGTGCAGTGTTCACAAAATAGCTAAGACTGGAGTGAGTACTAGTTAATAGATTTACTTTCGGGGTTCAGTACATGGATTCAATAGACTTGCTGAGGGTTGTATTCTagtctttgtttctgttgttggcTACAAGCATGGAGTAATCTTCAGTTCAGtcagtttttcatttgttaaagccttatatagttttaaaaaagtaatttaaagctCATTTATCTCTcacataaatgaaaattatgAGCTTTCATTTGGAAACAGTTCAGAACTGGTCTCACTGTATGACACTGTACTGTATAATGGGTTGATGAGCTTCTTGTATGTCTTTTTAAATCTTGTAAATGTAACTTTGTGTTTTCCACCTACTAGTACatatttttctcctctttttgcCGGCCATGTGGACCAGAAACTTGCAAAAATTGACGAGACACAAAATGTGATATGTCTTCAGATGGAGAACatcctttcttctttcgttgATTTTTGGTGCACCATCCATGATCTTAATGATGTACTTCATGCTTGGTATGAAAAGCGAAGACCACAGCCACAGCAACACCAACATGACAGATAACATGACGACACCTGCGCCCATGCCTCAGGGAGAGCATGGCCCACAGATGATGGTGTATCCTGGTCTGTCCCTTGAGAACCTTTTAATGTTTATCCTTGCCACGCCTGTGCAGGTGAGAAGATTATCAGACATCAGTTTCAAGAAATATAGTTGTTTATTGgctataaatagaaatataatatcACTTAAGATATCAGGGATGTATGCATACTGGATATAAAGTAGAAATATGATTACATCacttaaccctcttagcattgcataaaagtataaatattacaaagactggctaataagtGAAGTCTATGAAGACGACAGtgagtgaagtttgttttttattattgctgctgtcaGGTAAACAAGAAACCcgtacatttttggaaaggagaaagcttgaactttgcaataaaagtaatgaaaattgccttccctgCACTTACCTGGCAAAGCCATGATCGTGGCTCATCGTGGTCTAAGGATTAAGATATCAGGGATGTATGTATACTGGAAGTCAGGGTTGGGGtagtgtgtgcatatatatattcagtTTTGACCTATGTTTATGTTAGACCGGTTCTGAAGTTATTCCAACACTTGTTTTGACGAGATTAAGCTGTGTTGACAAGATGGCTGAAAACATAAGAAATGAACTCCTTCTGCCCAGTTTGGTGTTGAACCAGTCTCAATTGTGTGGTAGTGCATATGAGACTAAGAGTACAGATATTGTCATTTTATCGGTTGTGAATGCCCATTTTGTACATTCTTATAGATAAATCTGATCTACACTATTTTTCAGTTCTTTGGTGGCCGTTATTTCTACATTCAAGCATACAAAGCTCTCCGGCATGGGGCCAGCAACATGGATGTTCTTGTTGTCTTAGCAACCACAATATCTTATGTATACTCAGTGATTGTGGTTGTAGTGGCCATCATACTGCATGAATCTGTGTCACCTGTCACCTTCTTTGAGACCACGCCCATGCTTATGGTCTTTATCTCCCTGGGACGATGGCTAGAACACATTGCCAAGGTAACATTTCACATCTGGTTGTTTCTTCTCATTGGTTTGGTTGTACCATGCCTTTGCTTTGGTTATAGTTCGTTGAATAACATTGTCATCGTAAGTATAACAGTATTGCATAAGGGCTTGATAGTTAACTGTTCCGTgcaacttaagactcatttcaacgtggagggtcacatatgtTTACTactattaaataattataatactattaaataattataatactaTTAAATAAGAAACTACTGTTAAAACATGAATAAGActtaaattcatttaaaacttcTATAAAGTATATAAATTTGTATTAGCATTAAgggttttatttgttgtcaggttgtaaatttacataaaagatagcaAGTGTAGAGATTTTGGACAAACCCAAACAACAGTATATCATGTTTTACAATATTCAGAAATAATTCTCTACCACTTCATGCATTGTCAGCAATTGATGTATAaatttgaaagtaataaaatatacaatatataaatgtgtgtagaATATTGAAATACAGTCACAagtcagttgtcccttgactggcacctgtTTTTCGGGGGGAACACATGGATAGGGCCCGCCATTCTTGCCTATTTtgggcgatagtgagcaggtaCTGTAAAGGActaccagtccagtctttgacattcatTCTCTGGCTACCATGGTATTGACCAcactccaaggtgccttgaaggatagtcttcgacaagaTGTCATGCctggtcacatggccaaagaagtcCAGCTTACATCGCTTGacttgaaagtagaggttcctggtgtcctacgtgTATGGCCAGAAACCTGTATAGTTATTTATATGTCATTTCAGGGTTAGATGAATTACATTgcaaaaagttataaaattatgTGCACAGGGAAAAACTAGTGAGGCTTTGGCCAAGCTGTTGTCACTCCAGGCATCAGAAGCTACCCTTGTGATCTTGGACAAAGAGAAGACAATCACAGATGAGAAGATCATCAGTGTGGATCTTGTGCAGAGAGGAGACATTTTGAAGGTCTGTTTTTgctcatgaaacaaaaataatagtttcaTTGGAAACTTGAATACcacaacagaaatatttttggtgaTATTTTATCTTGAAGTTTTTGtggatgtttttgtgtgtgtgagagagagcagaaaaaaagcttattttcCAAGTGACTTTGCACGAGGAACATGTCTTAATGATGGCTACTATTTACTCGACACAAATATCAGACTCATAAACACATTCGCAGATGTTACTAcgcacattaaaaaatgaaaaagtatattTCTCTTGTACCAATGTTTCCATGGTGAACGTTAGGATTTAACTCCTGCCACCCAGGGGAACAATAAGTATAATGACACGTCAGTTGCTTGCAATTTTCACTATATGGCTTGTGGGCCCCGATCCCTGCTCTTACCAAAACCAAAAGACTAATGATATGGGATTTAAAGCACAACAGTAAAGATTTACacaacatacaaacatgcaaaagaCATACAGCAATTTGACTCATCTAGAGGGTTCCAGTATTGTTTGTGCTATTCGTACTTCCAGTTttgattcacacacacactctttcatGCATACACTATATAATACCTATACATATTAGTTCACCACTGActgcatgcacaaacataccCAAATAGACATGTAAGTATGCACACAAGCATACATAGATGTTTACTTACACTTGCACTATACACCTTGTCGACACAAAGAGAGAGTAGGGGTGGGAGAGATAGGACAATAGAGCATTAGATTGGTGTCTTTACCCTTAAAAATTAGGTTTACCTTTAACCTCTTGTGGATTTTGTCAAATGcatagaaataaagattttatttgacATTAGATGCGCGTCAAGATGATGAGAGCTAGATGAGGAAATAGATAAAAAAGAACCTATCTTAAGTatccattttttgtttataaagaaaAGCTTCATTTTTAATGATATGCATCTAAAGGGGGATTGTGGGAGAAAATAGTGATTGGGTTATGGACATATTATGGCTGTGAGCGAGCAGAGTGTGCACATGGCACAAGTGTGTTTGTAATTACACTTTTGTAATTACTCAGTAATAGCGGTGGTGGTCTTCCAGGCACCATCTTACTACTCTTGTACTTTGCACAGGTTGTGCCTGGTGGGAAAATACCTGTAGACGCCAAGGTGATTGATGGTCATTCCACCTGTGATGAATCACTGATCACAGGGGAGAGCATGCCAGTTTCCAAGCAAGAAGGTAAACAACTCTTTTAAAGTATCAAGTGTGACGCTAGTATCTTTTTAGAGGTACCTGATCATGCCACTCTGTCATATTTCAAGCTAATATTTCATGGAATGTATATACCTGTGAATTGATAAaataacactggtcaacactgaaattattactgacttaaaaaGGCCATAATCTGTAGTATCTCAGCGTACTGAACACAAATGTGaccatgaacatttttttttttggctcttgTTGataaagttcttttaaaaaatttacggGACAGGATCAGGAAGGCTGTCTTTTATCAGGAAGGAACTTTTTAGTCAGGGTGCTTAGATATTTACCCTTAAAAAGTATCATCAATAACTTAAAGAACATTTTGGCTCAGGCAACAGTATGTCGACATGTTTAGAAGTCAAAATAGACTTTAATTTGTATATAAACATTATGCTTTTGAGTTTAaatttgaatgtttgtgtgtgacaggtTCAACAGTGATTGGTGGCAGTATTAACCAGCATGGTATGCTACTCATAGAGGCCACACATGTTGGCACAGACACCACTCTCTCACAGATCGTTAAATTGGTGGAAGAGGCACAAACATCGAAGGTGACTGGCatcacatatataaatatttttgagtaGAAGAAATAGGAAATTAAATGGGTACATATTGCAGGTAGGAAGGGTGGTAGTAAAATAGAGTGAACACTATAATAGTAATTGTATCAGTTGCTATGAAATTtctcatttacatatttctaaatctaGTCGTCACTGATGCACAGGTTAGGGAGTTGTGCCTTAGTAGTCAttcatttatgtgtttattatattttgctaTTTGGTGAACTTTTAGGAAaccatttattttgttcatgtaGATAGACTTTTATGATATTGGAAAGTAAGTTTTTCATTACACATTGGTCATATTGGAAAGTCAGTTTTTCAAAGATTCATTTGTCCTGATTGCATTTTTCATTGGATTTTCATTGGAAAGTTAATTTGATCTCTCCTACACTGGACTCACTGATACGTAGATATAAAGCCTAAATTGATTTTGTTCAGGCACCCATTCAAAACCTGGCTGACAAGATTGCTGGCTATTTTGTGCCACTAGTAGTTCTACTCTCTGTTACCACCCTTGTTGGCTGGACTATAGCTGGCTATGTAAATATTCATCTGATTGACCCATCCTTTGTGGTGagactattttttctgttcatctttTGGTATGTTTTAAATGGCTGTGCTGCCTTgttgacaaaaaataatgttatcatTTTGATGTATGgtttaaaatgagtttttttatCACACGCGAAGATTGAATGTGTTTTCTATAAGCCATGGGATACTAGTTATCATAACATTCAGCAGATAAACAATTATCCACCACAGAGTCCCTAACAATAATCCACTATAGAGGGCCTCACAGTTGTCCATCATAGCGTCTCTCAGAGAATCATTAGTAATCTGCAGTTTTGTAATCCCAAGAGCAAGAACTGGATATATGAGAAGTGTGCAGAGGAGCTACACAGTGTGTCCAATATATTCAATTCTTTTGAGCTCTTTATCTAGCAGGCAGATAGGGAGGCCATCAAATATCATCACTCCTTCTGAAAATGGCATTCCATTACATGGCTGAAAAGAAGCTATGAAAAGAATTATTCTACCTTTAAGTTATTGGCATAAGCCTAGTCTTAATCCCACCCTGCCACTGAAACACACCATTTACTGTCTTCAGAAAGGAGGGCCAATTTCAGAGAGTGAAGTGATATTCCAGAAAGCATTCCAGTATGCCATCACTGTGCTCAGCATCGCCTGTCCCTGTGCTCTGGGTCTTGCTACTCCCACTGCCGTTATGGTGGGCACTGGAGTGGGAGCACGCAATGGAATTCTGATCAAGGGGGGAGAACCGCTAGAGACAACCCGCAAAGTAAGCACCTGATCAAAATGACATAGACAGAAATGATATGATTGCTCTGCAACTTagatttaaaattgttaatgtatttttgtgcattacTTCCCATTCTTCTTCCCCAGGTAAAGCCTCCCCTATCTGTGGTACTGTTTCATAAGATTATTTCAGCCATGATACCTTTAAGCTCCTGTATTTATTCCAAGGAATAGTAGGTTTTAGGTGTTTCCATTTTACTGTTTCTATTACCTGAGGCATTTTAATGTGTTACTAACATTCATATGTGTAAATTTTTGTGTTGGTTAATTGTACATAACACTACCAGACTTTGTGTTCTCATGGTCTTATTTGGGACATATCTAGCCTTTagaaatttatgtttgtggTCTCATTAATCCTTATAGTAACACTTAAGTTTActtaaatttagttttgtttttctttcagattaAGTGCATAGTGTTTGACAAGACAGGAACCATAACTCATGGAGTGCCACGGGTGGCCCGAGTGTCCATGTTTGTGGATGAGTCGGAATGTTCATTTGTCAGACTTGTTGCTATCAGTGGATCTGCTGAAGCCAGTAGCGAGCATCCCATAGCAGGAGCCATTGTCAAGTATGCCAAGGAGGTAAGTTTTGGTTGTTGGCATGATTGAAAAGGACTGATGTGACACGCGATGGCACGCTGAAAGAGGGGGTTTATACATCTTACTTTCCTGACAAGGGGGAGGTGCTGGATTAatgtcaaataatttttcactgAACTGTCTGTTTGTATGTTCTCTCATCAGACCTTGGCAACAGAAGTTCTTGGCAAGGTACAGGAGTTTCAGGCTGTTCCTGGTTGTGGCCTTAAGTGTAAGGTGTCTGGTATTGAGTCCCTCTTGACAGAGGCAGATCTAGAGGGTGTCAACAACCGGCGTAACAAACAAGGCAGTGTCGCTGTCAAGGTAGACTTAAAGTCACCCTCTGGCCTCCACAGTCTGCGTGAGAATTTACACATAGAGGGTATGTATCTGACCTACACAGTCTGCTTAAAAATTTTTGCATAGAGTGTATGTATCTGACCTACACAGTCtgcttaaaaatgtttgcatagaGTGCATGGATCTAGGAAAATGTGGAGGAATATTTTGGCAATATGTTAATATTCAATCAACATCTATAAAGCatgatttaatttttgcatttccatattttaaaaaaaaactatgtgaATGATGTTTTTCACAGATGTAGCAGGTGCCATGGCACCTACAGTGTACAACGTTTTAATTGGGAACCGGGAGTGGATGCACCGCAATGGTTTACAGGTCACAGATGAGATGGACCATATCATGACCAAGCACGAGGACCAGGGACACACTGCAGTCTTGTGTGCTATTGATGGTTGGTTTCAGCTTCTGGttctcagtttatttttataaatcaacaaaaatgtcttgCAAAAATGTCAGTATGTGTACATGCTTGCTCATAGATAGATGAATAAACAGCATGAACATCGGTTTCCTCTCCcaatttgttgatttgttgggggttttttttcttcttcttaatgTTGGTCtctaagttttgttttgatagcCAAAGGCTGTGAGgaggttttcttctttatgatgTAATGATTCTCCGTATATGATGTTGATAGGATAGTGGTGTGTGAGCAGTATATGTGTGAGAaggtacagtggaacctcggttagcgaacgcctcggatagcgaatatttcggttaacgaacaaaaatttcgttaaaagtttgtctcggatagcgaacaaaatttcggataacgaacagccacgtgaaccacacgtgaccaaacagcatgtcatcattcgcgctcgagacacagctacgatcagtcgttccttatctatgcgcatccttcttatttagtgatttttgtgctttattttaataagataatcctcaataatggctccaaagaaaattaagagcaattaatagttgtgaggtaatgacaaggaagcggccaacagaTGAATTGAAagaggaaatgatttcaaagtatgaaggcggcatgcgtctgtcggaaatgtgatgtcgtattaccgacgagttttacaaaaaaggcaaaaaggcagaagcaacagacactggacaagttttttactttaacctcaaagctaaagaaaagggaagtcacccccgattttataatgtcacgtgtgctcatggagggggaatcaaagcagtaattccaccccttcctccccacacctgcttccaaccacgccgtcaaaacggcgagttttctgatttttagatgctttcgttaatgtttttatgtttatttaagtccatttatattgcattataactgttctcattaaaacaaatacctatatagcctgtaactttcaaatattagagagtcaacaggggctgggaaccaattaaatctatttcctttatttcttatggaaaaaattgtttcggataacgaacatttcggataacgaacagctttccagaacggattaagttcgttaaccgaggttccactgtagttaTATTCACAAATGCTGCTATTTGaagtgcatgtatatgtatgtgtgtatagaaTTTGAGAATAACTGGTTTCGACATTATTTATTACTGGACTGTAGGtacagcagttttaaaatgtgtagttattttcttaaatactcACTCCCTTGCTGAAGCTATGCtcttaaagtaataaaacatcCATCAATCTGATACATACTGAAATGCCTACTTTCTTAATCTGAAACTTGCAttgtagatttttatttttctctagttgaattctgcattttttggTTTATGTAGTATGTGAACATAATCAATCTCCATTACTGTCCATGTTGggatgtaaaataattatgctGCTGCACATCTTACATATTTGTACTATTAAAagttaattgtattttttccccacactacagtttatgaaaatgttaattatgatggGTGCTGTTGTTCCTCTTGAAATGGGCTCAGGCCTACTCAATAAAAAATTGGAATcttggaattttattttgtctgcaggTGTAATCATGGCCATGCTAGCCGTTGCAGACACAGTGAAGTCAGAAGCACACTTAGCTATCCATGAACTGAAGAAGATGGTGTCAGAAGTTTATCTGCTCACTGGagacaacaagaaaacagcTCGAGCCATTGCAAGACAAGTAAGAGTGTGCTAGAAGGATCATAAGATGGGGGGGGAAAAAGCGTGTTCTAGATATAAGTAAACTTTTGAGACATTTCATGTTCTTTATGCTCACTATACTACGTTGCAATTACCGTACTGGTATatgaatgacaaaaatgacATTCTTAGAA
This is a stretch of genomic DNA from Pomacea canaliculata isolate SZHN2017 linkage group LG3, ASM307304v1, whole genome shotgun sequence. It encodes these proteins:
- the LOC112558559 gene encoding copper-transporting ATPase 1-like isoform X1 produces the protein MQPCTEHKEEKREEVEEMERQAVLRIPDMATVTDAEHIRKTLAAEKGVISVQVRFEERTANTIYKPTETNPPNMAAKVEELGFRATITDIQGISSTDSLDKTLKVTIKVAGMTCQSCVHKIENGISCLNGVKHISVSLEEKKAFVVIDTVKISAADVADGINKMGFKAQLAEGQLEQTARLRVEGMTCQSCANTIESSIVTRPGVYGVEVSLSQNEAVVQFNPSLTSPEQIRDEISDLGFDAFLKDDEFAQIASRNKPDTPRTCLIDIQGMTCNSCVKNIESNLKDKPGIQNVKVSLANHNASVGYNPLLLTPAQIANMISDMGYEATLEAEYTDSHTDDEFAEIASRNKVFKVCEINIQGMTCGSCVRNIESNIRDKPGVKYIKVSLTNANGFVMYDPSVTNASKIAEMIDDMGFDTSVARDNVENHSAIFNTGTAVISIKGMTCDSCVKTIQGKLSEHPAVRSVCVSLADEKGTIEYDVQKTTPQMLVEAIKDMGFDASLPNGTKLLLSTGSGFGKSASTVELSPAAVRFNSEVEQEYEKCFFTVKGMTCASCVATIEKNIGKMEGVHGVLVSLMAQRAEVKYDPEYILPSQIANAFKGLGFYATVDEGEGLGQGCIELTITGMTCSSCVHLIQSTLLKHPGILTASVALATSSGKFTFDPELSGPRDIINIIKDLGFDAYILLDSDKRAARYDHREDIKRWRTSFLLSLIFGAPSMILMMYFMLGMKSEDHSHSNTNMTDNMTTPAPMPQGEHGPQMMVYPGLSLENLLMFILATPVQFFGGRYFYIQAYKALRHGASNMDVLVVLATTISYVYSVIVVVVAIILHESVSPVTFFETTPMLMVFISLGRWLEHIAKGKTSEALAKLLSLQASEATLVILDKEKTITDEKIISVDLVQRGDILKVVPGGKIPVDAKVIDGHSTCDESLITGESMPVSKQEGSTVIGGSINQHGMLLIEATHVGTDTTLSQIVKLVEEAQTSKAPIQNLADKIAGYFVPLVVLLSVTTLVGWTIAGYVNIHLIDPSFVKGGPISESEVIFQKAFQYAITVLSIACPCALGLATPTAVMVGTGVGARNGILIKGGEPLETTRKIKCIVFDKTGTITHGVPRVARVSMFVDESECSFVRLVAISGSAEASSEHPIAGAIVKYAKETLATEVLGKVQEFQAVPGCGLKCKVSGIESLLTEADLEGVNNRRNKQGSVAVKVDLKSPSGLHSLRENLHIEDVAGAMAPTVYNVLIGNREWMHRNGLQVTDEMDHIMTKHEDQGHTAVLCAIDGVIMAMLAVADTVKSEAHLAIHELKKMVSEVYLLTGDNKKTARAIARQVGIRKVFAEVLPSHKVMKIRQLQKSGKKVAMVGDGVNDSPALAQADVGIAIGTGTDVAVEAADIVLMKSNLLDVYAAVKLSRMTVRRIHINFVAACIYNFVGIPIAAGCFMPIGLSLRPWMASAAMALSSVSVVCSSLLLKTFRKPKVKDLVTQDYHHAFAAEQDLPESSVKSYSFKHSMDVLNDEDISVHCGGEVDPGSNRGSRPGSLLSRLSSKMKATPDHFEDGITVISCAELVLGELHQTTRSDAISMWSAHVDPDDLTRSILLSAKDLNSHLKCMQEMQPTSQL